The Sulfuricurvum sp. IAE1 DNA segment ACGTAGCGGGAGCGAAGCCCCCGCCACTACGCTAACGCTGAGTTTGCTTCAGCAGCAGGCTCAGCACGGCACGCCGTGCGTTACACCTTCGGCAAGCCATCAGGTGTTGCGCTTGGATTGTGGGAGAAGCGTTAATTACGCCTCTGCCGCTTTACCGACGATCGATTCGTCAACTTCTTCTTCAAGACCGAATTCGAGGAGAAGGTCTTCGAGCTCATCCATGCTGACCGGAGTCGGGATGATTTTCATGTCGTTGTAGACGATTTTACGGGCGAGTTCTTTGTACTCTTTCGCCTGGTCTGAACTTGGGCTGTACTCGACAACCGTCATACGGCGCAGTTCCGCGTGTTGAACGATGTTGTTACGCGGTACGAAGTGGATCAGCTGCGTTCCGATACGGGTTGCAAGCTCGAGAGCCAGATCGTACTCACGGTCCGTCATACGGGCGTTACAGATAAGACCCGCAAGGCGTACTCCACCGGTGTTCGCGTATTTCAAGATCCCTTTAGAGATGTTGTTCGCCGCGTACATCGCCATCATTTCACCCGACATTACGATGTAGATTTCCTGAGCTTTACCTTCACGGATCGGCATTGCAAATCCGCCGCAAACAACGTCCCCGAGAACGTCGTAAGAGACGAAATCAAGACCGTCTTCATCATAGGCACCCTCTTCTTCGAGGAAGTTGATCGCCGTGATAACCCCGCGACCCGCACAACCTACTCCCGGCTCAGGTCCGCCCGACTCGGTGCAGTTGATCCAACCGCCCGGAGTTTCCGGAGCGAAAAGACCTTTACCCCAAAGGCGCGCTTCTTCCATCTCGACGTCCTCGATGGTTCCGTTGTCCGCAGCAAGCTGAAGAATGGTGTTCTGCGCTTTCTCATGGAGAATCAAACGGGTTGAGTCCGCTTTCGGGTCACAACCGACGATCATAATGTTTTTACCGAAGTAATGTGCCATAGCGGCCAATGTGTTTTGGGAAGTGGTAGATTTACCGATCCCGCCTTTTCCGTAGAATGCGATTTGACGCAAGCTTTCGCTTCCAGCCATCTTAAACCCCTTGTGTTGAACTTCGCTGTAGTTATTGCAAGGGGTGTTCTACGGTTTTTTGCGACATTTTTTAAAATGACGCGACAAAATGCCGCTTTAAAGACAAATTTGTAGGAACGGGTTTTGCAGGAGTCCGTTTTTCGCCGGAAAGACGACGGATAAAGGGCCTTGAACGATCAAAGAAGAAGGGAAACGGTTCAGGGGAGACGGTACAGCATCCCCATGTTGCCGGGGACGAAACCGTAGTGACGGTAAAAAGAGATTGCGCGGCTATTGCGGCGGTCGGCCGCAAGCGCGATGCGGCGGTAGCCTCTGCATTCTGACTCGGCGATAAGTTCTTCGATCAGCGCTCTGCCGATCCCGCGACCACGGCAGGAACCGGTGACAATGACGTCTTCGATCAGCCCCACCTTCCCGCCGACGGCGGTCGAAATGAGCGGCTGCATCGTTGCCATTGCGACGATCGCGTCATCGACCTCGGCGACCAGCACCGTTGTTTCGGCTGTGTCGAGGAGCAGTTCAAGCCCACCGCGGTGCGCCGCGACGTCGATCGTAAAATCGTCTTCGAGAGCGAAGAGCTCGCACAGAAGCGACGTCATCGTTTCGACATCGTCCATGCTCGCGCGGCGTATTATCATCGGCCCGTTTTCATCCTCTCGAGAATTTCCGCGAGTTTATCATGGCGCAGCTGAATCAACCGCTCGATCTCGTCGTAATCGAACGTCCCGAAATAGCTCATATCAAACAGTCTGAGAAGGGCTGCTCGGCAGCAGCTCTTGTCACACTCCGTGACGAGTTTTTTCGCTTTTTTGTACGGCAGATCGGTCTCCTGGAATATCACGATCGCTTCGGCGACGGTTTTACCGCCGCATTCGCAGATCTCCAGGGCGAGGACTTCTTCTTTCGTCGCCATAAAAACCCCCTTAGAGGGAGTGGGCCTTTTTATAGTCGTTGGCCGCTTTCACCGCGTCATAGAGCTGTGCCGCAAGATCGGGCATTTTGACGTAATCGCTCCAGAGGGTGTCTTCGACTATGTCGTGTATCTGGGATGCGACGTCGGTTGCGAGGCGTTTGAGCTTGGCGAGCTCTTTTTTGGGATCGATTTCTTCAGACATGATGACTCCTTGTTTGAGAGATTGAATGCATTTTCCGTTCAAATCAGAGCGAAAACGCGTAGATATTGCCGAATTTGACCGTTTCACCCGCACCGCGGGTCATGTGATAGAACGTCTCTTTACGCTGGAAGTGGTAGCGTTCGTACAGGTCGGTCGCGGCACGGTTTTGCAGTGGGACGTCGGCGATCACTTTTTTCAGCCCGCGGAAATACAAAACCCCGCGCATCATTTTCTCCGCTTCCTCTTCAAACCCTTCGCGGCATTCCCACGGCCCAAGATAGACGCCGCGCGCATTGATGACGCTGGAGTGCTGAAACGAATTGGGAAGCGCGAATTTAAGCGAACTGTTCCGCTCCATCTCGTCAAAGAGCAGCGCACTGCGGTCCTCGCCGTACGTCTCGTAATCGAGCCGCCGCAATACGGCATCGAAATTGCCGCCGTCAAGTTCTTTGGCCTGCGCGTTCGTAAAACTAAACGGCGGAACTTTACCGACGTTGAGATAACGCCCCACTTCGGCAGTCGTAGCGAATCCGTATCCTTCGAAAAAGGGGCGCATTTGCGCTGTCGAACGCAGCGAGAGGCAGGGCGCTTCGTTTTGGAGCGCACCCAGCAGCGTCTCGAAAAGCCGCCGCCCGATCCCCAGATTCTGATGCGAAGGGCGGACCATGAAATATTTCACCGAGGCGCTCTTCTCGTACACGACGCCGACCGCCGCACCGACGAGTGATCCTTCTTCGTAGGCACCGTAGCACAGGTGGGGCGCATGCATCATCATGAGCTTGATGTGGTATCCGTCCAGCAGCACCCCCGATTCTCCGGCGATTTTTGCCAGCTCCGCGACGTCGGCGTATTTGAGCCATCCTATAAACATACCGCTTCCTGATAAAGGGATCTGAGTTCGTACGATTCGAGCACCCGCTTGCGCGCGGTGACGATCTCTCTGATTTTCGGCAGGAGCGCCGAGAGGATCGTCGTGTCGGGAATGATTCCCATCCGCTCCAGATGATAGCGGATCGTCGCGCTTCCCGAGTGCTTGCCGATCGGGAACTCGCGGACGCACCCCACCTCTTCGGCTTCGTAGGGTTCGTACGCGTGCGAATCTTTCATCATCCCGTCCGCATGGATGCCGCTCTCGTGTGAAAAAAGCCGTTCCCCCACCACCGGGGCGTTCGGAAGAAGCGGCATATTCGCCGCCGAGGCAACCGTCGAGACCAGCTCTTTGATCTTCACGGGGTCGATGGAGCGTGCTTCGCCGTACAGATGCCGCAACGCCATCAGCACCTGTTCGAACGACGCGTTCCCCGCCCTCTCGCCCAGCCCGATCACCGTCGTATTCATCGATACCGCCCCCGCATCGATCCCGCTGAGGGCGTTGGCGTTGGCCAGGCCGAAGTCGTTGTGGGTATGCATTTCGATCGCCAGCAGATCGTAGCCGCAGAGGGTTTTGATCGTGCCGTAGGTCTGCGTGGGGGTCATGATCCCGACCGTATCGCAGTAACGGAAACGGTCCGCCCCGCACGCGCGTCCCAACTCCATCACCTCGCGGATAAATCCGATATCACCGCGCGAACTGTCTTCGCCGCCGATACAGACGAAAAGCCCCTCCCGCTTTGCGGCGGTAAGCACGTTTTCCATCTCTCGAAACATCGCGTTTTTGTCACCGCCGAATTTCACCCCGATCAGCAGATCGGAGATGGGAACGGAGAGATCGACGGCACGGACGCCGCAGGAGAGCGAAGCGTCCAGATCTTCCATCTTCATCCGGTTCCACGTCATCATCCGCGCCCCGAGACCGAGGGCCAAAAGCTCTTTGATGTCGTCGCGCTCGCGCTCACCCATCGCCGCAATACCGATTTCGAGTTCATCCGCACCGCACGCATCGAGCAGCGTCGCGATACGGAGTTTTTCTTCCGTATTGAACGCGACATAGGGAGCCTGCTCCCCGTCGCGCAATGTGGTGTCATTTATTATCGCCATTCTGGCTCCCTTACACGTCCAATGGGCAAAGCCCATCGGACTACGCTAACGCTGTGTTTTCTTCGGCAGAAAGCCCACGCGCAGATAAACCGCGCTTGAAAACTCACCATTAACCTCTGTTTCATGGTTAATTTACTTCCATTTCCTCGGGGAGGTTGAAATATTTACGCGCCGCTTTGAGCACGGAGGCTTCGATCGGCTGGTACGCGTAGCTCTGATCCGCGACGATCCCCGCAGCTGCGAGGTCATTTTGCGGACAGCCGCCGATTTTGGCGGTGAGGATGAGCTTGACGTCCTTGAGACGGTCAAGGATCGGCTGCAGCGGATTGGTGCCGTCGGGCCCGGCGCAGTATTCGGCCTCGACCTTGCGGTGATGGATAAACCGGATCCCCCGGTCCCCCGCTTCGTAGATCAAAAATTCCCGTACGCTTCCGAAGTGCTGGTTGATCATCCCCTCGCCGGCCGTCGTTACCGCGACAAGAATCGTATGACCGTCCGAACTGAGCTCCGCCTTTTCTTTGCGGACCCGTTCGTTCGCCTGATCGAGGAAGAATCGGAACTCTTCGATCTTCGCCTGAGCCGCCTGGCGCGCTTCAAGATCGTATTTGATCTGGAGTTCGTCGAAACTGAGCCCCGCAAACGTGTCTTTGGTAAACTCGGCTCCCCGGTCTTCACCGATGAGTCCGACCGCGTCGGCACGGCACTGGCGGCAGTGCTGCATCAGCTTCATGTCCATGCCGCACGCCTCCTGCACCTCCATCTGCTGCTGGTCGGTCGCACTGGGTATACCGTCAAGGGCAAATTTGGTTCCAAATTCCGGCTCCGAGAGGATCGGCATGATGTTGTGAAGGAACACGCCGATCTCTTTGAGTTTCTTGGAAACTTCAGGGAGATGTTTGTCGTTGATTCCCGGGATCAGCACCGAATTGGCCTTGATCAGAATCCCTTTTTCGGCACACAGCCGCATCCCTTCCAGCTGCCGTTCGAGGAGGATCTTCGCCGCCTCTTTTCCGTAATAGCGTTTGTTGTTATGGAAAATCCACGGATAGATCAGGCTTCCGATCTCCCCGCTCTCATCGACGCTGTTGATCGTGACGGTGACGTGGTCTATGTTGTACTCCACCAGTTCGTCGATGTAGCCGGCCAGTTCCAGCCCGTTGGTCGAAAGGCAGAGTTTCAGGTCGGGGGCAAATTTGCGTACAAGAGCGAACGTCTCGAACGTTTTTCCCGGATTGGCCAGCGCGTCTCCCGGACCCGCGATCCCCAGAACGCTCATGCGCTGCACTTCCCCCCCGACAAACATCACTTTTTTAGCCGCTTCCTCGGGGCTCAGGCGTTCCGAGGTCACCCCCGGGCGCGATTCGTTGGAACAGTCGTATTTACGGTTGCAGTAGTTGCACTGGATGTTGCACGCCGGCGCGACCGCGACGTGGATACGAGCATAATGGTGGTGCGCCCCTTCCGAATAGCACGGATGGCTGTGGATCTTTTCCTTGATATCATCGGGCATAAAAGCTTCGTTGTGGCTTGACGAACAGCTCATAGGTTTCTCCTTGATGTAAATCCAATGATCCTTTGCCTCATCCGGCGCGCAATCATTCTTGAGAGGTGTGATGCAAACGGCGTTCTTGATCCTTCCCCCTCCCAATGACGACAATCCCGACATTTTTGTCCCCACCTCGACATTCCTCGCGACATCTCCGAACGCAGAATAAGAATTGCATCGCTCTTTCCGAATGAAAAAAGGAGGAGCATGCCGATGATCGTCGCCGTACCGATGGACATTTACCGATCTCTCTGCCACGACAACCCCTGCACGAGCCCGCAGTTCGCCCTCTACGAAGTCCTCGCCGAACACGACGAAGTGCGCTACAGCCTCCTCGAAATCCGCCCGAATCCGTGGGCACGGTACGGTGGCAACATGATCAGCGACCCCAGGATGAAAGCGTGCGAATGCGAATGCGCGATGATGCAAAACCCTTCGCACATCAGCGAACACTACATCCTCCTGCAGGCCCTCGGGAAATGCAACGTCCTCATTGCGGGACACTACTGTTTCAACACCCTCTATGCGATGAAACACGTCGGGATCAAGATCCACAAAATCCCCCCGTTTCTCAAAACTGCTTCCGAAGCGATCGAACATTTCATCATCGGTACCGAAATCACCCGCTATCTGCGCTGCGTCCATCAGGTCTGACGCCGCGAGAATGCAAAATGCATCGATTCTGACAACACTATTCACGGAGGCACCCATGCAGATCCGCTATAACACGTCCAGCGTACGGCTCGAAGAGATGCCGCTCGACATCGGCTACGCCTCAGAGAGGGTCGAACTCACGGGCGGTTCGGACGAAACGTTTCGCATCGGCGGGCAGGAGGGGGTTACGCAGCTCATCGTGACGACCCCTTTCATCGACGACGAGCTACTCGCCCAGCTGCACGAACTCGACCTCCTCCTCTCCCTCAACGCACTCGGGGGAATCACCAAAACGCTGGTCGTCGCCACAAGCCGTCACGTGGATCCGAAGCTCGCCGAATGGCGTTTCGGGATCGACAGGGACGAAGCGTTCGGGGACTACTACGGGATCCGTCTCTCGCCGGGGGAACTGGGCGGAGAGTTTGCCAAAGCGCTGTTCGTGATTTCAAAAGACGGGGCGCTCTTTTACGACGAGATCCTCCGCGACCTGAATGCCCCCTTCACGGTCGAAAACGCGCTGATTAAAATCGCCGCCGCGCAAAACTGTTATACCGGAAAAGGATGCCACGGATGAACACCCAAATCGAGACGATCAAAAAAGAGATCCGAAACCAGACCACGATCCCCTACTTCGGCCTTGGGGTCTTTGAAGGGGCGACAACCAAAGAGGGCGAAGCCCTCCCCTATGACAGCGATTCGCTGATTCTGGCGATGAACGGGGGCCGTGCGATGGCACCCCGGCTCATGTACGAATATTCCCGCGCCGCGATGCACCTCGAACAACGCCGCGGCGTGGACTACATGGTTCAGCTGATCAACCACATCTACACGAAGCCCTTCGACCCGACACCGCTGCACAAAGCGATTGCCGATATGTCGCCGCGCTACATCATCGACACCAACCGCGACACGAAATTCCAGGAGCTTTTGGCCTACACGCCGCACTGTCTCATTATCGGCAAATCACGCATTATGGGAAACGATTACCGCTATGAGATCTACGAATACGACGTCGAAAACCAGAAATATTTTCAGGTCGACGACGAGGTGCTCGAGAGCGCCGAAAAGATCCTCTTCAAACCGATGGGTTCCCCCCTCCCCGTCCCCAGCTTCGTCATCAGCGATGCCGATTACGTCGACTGGCTCACAGAGGCGATGGGAGGCTACGCCGTCCCCAAAGTGCTCAGAACCTACCGCAAAGCGAAAAAATACCTTTTTTTGGGGACCTATTTCGACCGTGACACCGACCGGATGGTCGCCAATGAGCTTACGATCGATCTGGAAGGCGGTTACGTCGTCACCGACCGCGAACTGGGGAAAAAAGAGCAGAAGTTCATCGACAAGCATAACCTCGAAGTGATCCCGATGTCATTGCCGGAGTTTATCCATGCGTTTATCTAATTCTCGTCCGTCAGGACGTAGCTTCAGTGCCATAGCGGCCAGCGTAGGATGGTGGGCTTTGCTCCCAATCCGTTCAAAATCAAGATAGCAAAAGGAGAATATTATGCCGTACATTCCGACCGTCAAAGATGTTTCCCCGCGCGGTGAGCGCTATTTCGACCTCTTCTCCAAACTCCTCGGCGATCGTGTCATCGTTATCACCGAAGCGATCGACGACCACATGATGGGGGTCATCGTCTCCCAGCTTCTTTATCTGGAGGCTATGGATTCGGAGGAGCCGATCCACATGTATATCAGTTCCCCCGGCGGATCGGTGATGGCGGGGCTGGCGATTTTGGACACGATGAACCTTATCAACGCCCCCGTCCACACCTACGCGATGGGGCTGGTAGCCTCGATGGCGGCGGTACTCTTTACCTGCGGAGAAAAAGGTCACCGTTACATGCTTCCCAATGCCGAAGTGATGATCCATCAGCCGCTGGGGGGCTATTCGGGTCAGGCGAGCGACATCGAGATCCATACGAAACATATCCTGAACCTCAAGCGCCGATTGTATGTCATCCTCTCCGAAGCGACGGGGCAAAGTACCAAAGTGATTGAAAAAGAGTCCGACCGTGACAATTACATGGAAGCCTCACAGGCGATTAAATTCGGTCTTGCGGACGAGATCATCACCAAATTCAGCGCAAAGGATGTCTGATGAGTGCCACGGAAAAAACCTGCTCGTTTTGCGGTCGTAAACAGAGCGAAGTGAAAAAAATGTTCTCCTCGGAGACGACCCACATCTGCAACGAGTGCGTCTCCACCTGCGCGGGGGTGCTCCAAAAAGAGGTGCGCTACGAGCAGCGCTCGGCGATGCAGCAGCAGCTCCCCGTCCCCGAGAAAATCGTCGAATTCCTCGACAAATACATCATCGGGCAGGAAGAGGCGAAAAAAGTCCTCGCCGTCGCCCTCTACAACCACTACAAACGGATCGAAAACCCCATCTACAACAACGTGGAGCTCGAAAAAAGCAACATCATGCTCGTCGGCCCGACGGGAAGCGGTAAAACGCTGCTGGCCAAATCGCTCTCCAA contains these protein-coding regions:
- the nifH gene encoding nitrogenase iron protein; this encodes MAGSESLRQIAFYGKGGIGKSTTSQNTLAAMAHYFGKNIMIVGCDPKADSTRLILHEKAQNTILQLAADNGTIEDVEMEEARLWGKGLFAPETPGGWINCTESGGPEPGVGCAGRGVITAINFLEEEGAYDEDGLDFVSYDVLGDVVCGGFAMPIREGKAQEIYIVMSGEMMAMYAANNISKGILKYANTGGVRLAGLICNARMTDREYDLALELATRIGTQLIHFVPRNNIVQHAELRRMTVVEYSPSSDQAKEYKELARKIVYNDMKIIPTPVSMDELEDLLLEFGLEEEVDESIVGKAAEA
- a CDS encoding GNAT family N-acetyltransferase, whose product is MIIRRASMDDVETMTSLLCELFALEDDFTIDVAAHRGGLELLLDTAETTVLVAEVDDAIVAMATMQPLISTAVGGKVGLIEDVIVTGSCRGRGIGRALIEELIAESECRGYRRIALAADRRNSRAISFYRHYGFVPGNMGMLYRLP
- a CDS encoding CCE_0567 family metalloprotein — translated: MSEEIDPKKELAKLKRLATDVASQIHDIVEDTLWSDYVKMPDLAAQLYDAVKAANDYKKAHSL
- a CDS encoding GNAT family N-acetyltransferase produces the protein MFIGWLKYADVAELAKIAGESGVLLDGYHIKLMMMHAPHLCYGAYEEGSLVGAAVGVVYEKSASVKYFMVRPSHQNLGIGRRLFETLLGALQNEAPCLSLRSTAQMRPFFEGYGFATTAEVGRYLNVGKVPPFSFTNAQAKELDGGNFDAVLRRLDYETYGEDRSALLFDEMERNSSLKFALPNSFQHSSVINARGVYLGPWECREGFEEEAEKMMRGVLYFRGLKKVIADVPLQNRAATDLYERYHFQRKETFYHMTRGAGETVKFGNIYAFSL
- a CDS encoding homocitrate synthase, which encodes MAIINDTTLRDGEQAPYVAFNTEEKLRIATLLDACGADELEIGIAAMGERERDDIKELLALGLGARMMTWNRMKMEDLDASLSCGVRAVDLSVPISDLLIGVKFGGDKNAMFREMENVLTAAKREGLFVCIGGEDSSRGDIGFIREVMELGRACGADRFRYCDTVGIMTPTQTYGTIKTLCGYDLLAIEMHTHNDFGLANANALSGIDAGAVSMNTTVIGLGERAGNASFEQVLMALRHLYGEARSIDPVKIKELVSTVASAANMPLLPNAPVVGERLFSHESGIHADGMMKDSHAYEPYEAEEVGCVREFPIGKHSGSATIRYHLERMGIIPDTTILSALLPKIREIVTARKRVLESYELRSLYQEAVCL
- the nifB gene encoding nitrogenase cofactor biosynthesis protein NifB; translated protein: MSCSSSHNEAFMPDDIKEKIHSHPCYSEGAHHHYARIHVAVAPACNIQCNYCNRKYDCSNESRPGVTSERLSPEEAAKKVMFVGGEVQRMSVLGIAGPGDALANPGKTFETFALVRKFAPDLKLCLSTNGLELAGYIDELVEYNIDHVTVTINSVDESGEIGSLIYPWIFHNNKRYYGKEAAKILLERQLEGMRLCAEKGILIKANSVLIPGINDKHLPEVSKKLKEIGVFLHNIMPILSEPEFGTKFALDGIPSATDQQQMEVQEACGMDMKLMQHCRQCRADAVGLIGEDRGAEFTKDTFAGLSFDELQIKYDLEARQAAQAKIEEFRFFLDQANERVRKEKAELSSDGHTILVAVTTAGEGMINQHFGSVREFLIYEAGDRGIRFIHHRKVEAEYCAGPDGTNPLQPILDRLKDVKLILTAKIGGCPQNDLAAAGIVADQSYAYQPIEASVLKAARKYFNLPEEMEVN
- a CDS encoding SIR2 family protein → MNTQIETIKKEIRNQTTIPYFGLGVFEGATTKEGEALPYDSDSLILAMNGGRAMAPRLMYEYSRAAMHLEQRRGVDYMVQLINHIYTKPFDPTPLHKAIADMSPRYIIDTNRDTKFQELLAYTPHCLIIGKSRIMGNDYRYEIYEYDVENQKYFQVDDEVLESAEKILFKPMGSPLPVPSFVISDADYVDWLTEAMGGYAVPKVLRTYRKAKKYLFLGTYFDRDTDRMVANELTIDLEGGYVVTDRELGKKEQKFIDKHNLEVIPMSLPEFIHAFI
- a CDS encoding ATP-dependent Clp protease proteolytic subunit translates to MPYIPTVKDVSPRGERYFDLFSKLLGDRVIVITEAIDDHMMGVIVSQLLYLEAMDSEEPIHMYISSPGGSVMAGLAILDTMNLINAPVHTYAMGLVASMAAVLFTCGEKGHRYMLPNAEVMIHQPLGGYSGQASDIEIHTKHILNLKRRLYVILSEATGQSTKVIEKESDRDNYMEASQAIKFGLADEIITKFSAKDV